The Humulus lupulus chromosome 4, drHumLupu1.1, whole genome shotgun sequence genome has a window encoding:
- the LOC133830559 gene encoding malate dehydrogenase, chloroplastic, translating to MAATSAAATLSFGATASHGSKMSSLSNSKPCALRVNVKNSLTSFTGLKAAGSVRCDSESSFLGRESSAALRVSFALKPLKTCQKSPYHLQPQASYKVAILGAAGGIGQPLSLLVKMSPLVSSLHLYDIANVKGVAADLSHCNTPSQVTDFTGNAELANCLKGVNVVVIPAGVPRKPGMTRDDLFNINAGIVKTLIEAVADNCPDAFIHVISNPVNSTVPIAAEILKQKGVYDPKKLFGVSTLDVVRANTFVAQKKNLKLIDVDVPVVGGHAGITILPLLSKAKPSVSFTDEEIQELTVRIQNAGTEVVEAKAGAGSATLSMAYAAARFVESSLRALDGDGDVYECAYVQSDLTELPFFASRIKLGRDGVEALIPSDLQGLTEYEQKALEALKQELKASIEKGFAFAQKQAVAA from the coding sequence ATGGCAGCAACATCAGCAGCAGCGACCTTGTCATTTGGCGCAACTGCTTCCCATGGCTCCAAAATGAGCTCACTTTCAAATTCGAAGCCTTGTGCTTTGAGGGTCAACGTGAAAAACTCACTTACGAGCTTTACTGGTCTCAAGGCAGCTGGATCCGTGAGGTGTGATTCAGAGTCATCATTCCTAGGAAGGGAAAGCAGTGCAGCTCTTCGAGTCTCTTTTGCTCTAAAACCTCTAAAGACATGCCAGAAGTCTCCTTATCACTTGCAGCCTCAAGCTTCTTATAAAGTAGCTATTCTTGGGGCTGCTGGGGGGATTGGTCAGCCATTGTCTCTTCTCGTTAAGATGTCCCCTTTGGTTTCCTCCCTGCACCTTTATGATATAGCAAATGTCAAAGGAGTTGCTGCTGATCTTAGTCACTGCAACACTCCCTCTCAAGTTACAGATTTCACTGGAAATGCTGAGTTAGCCAATTGTTTGAAAGGCGTAAATGTTGTTGTCATACCTGCTGGAGTTCCAAGAAAGCCCGGTATGACTCGTGATGACCTCTTTAACATCAACGCTGGTATAGTAAAGACCCTGATTGAGGCTGTTGCTGACAACTGCCCTGATGCTTTTATCCACGTTATCAGTAATCCAGTCAACTCCACCGTGCCAATTGCTGCAGAAATTCTGAAACAGAAGGGTGTGTATGATCCCAAAAAGCTTTTTGGTGTCTCCACCCTGGATGTTGTGAGAGCAAATACATTTGTTGCTCAGAAGAAGAACCTGAAATTGATTGATGTTGATGTCCCGGTTGTTGGGGGACATGCTGGTATCACTATTCTGCCACTGCTATCAAAGGCTAAACCATCAGTAAGCTTCACCGATGAAGAAATTCAAGAGCTAACTGTTAGAATTCAAAACGCTGGAACAGAAGTTGTAGAGGCTAAGGCAGGTGCAGGGTCTGCTACTTTGTCAATGGCATATGCAGCAGCTAGATTCGTTGAGTCATCTCTTCGAGCACTGGATGGAGATGGGGATGTGTATGAATGCGCCTATGTGCAATCAGATCTGACTGAGCTTCCATTCTTTGCATCAAGAATCAAGCTTGGAAGAGATGGTGTTGAAGCTTTAATACCATCAGACCTCCAAGGGTTGACAGAGTATGAACAAAAGGCTTTGGAAGCTCTTAAGCAAGAGTTGAAGGCCAGCATTGAGAAGGGCTTTGCATTTGCTCAGAAGCAAGCTGTCGCTGCATAA